A portion of the Candidatus Poribacteria bacterium genome contains these proteins:
- a CDS encoding diacylglycerol kinase family lipid kinase: MNHFILIANPISGRGRAKSTAEQAHAALTESGQQGQLVFTSAAGDAKRFAHEAVTDGVRFIIACGGDGTLHEVVNGIATIPDVVLGVLPCGRGNDFAAAIGVPLKPEAAIQTLLSGTPIHVDLGRCYHSGQQSAVSHQQEGGTSPELSLLKVPESRKPKANEHYFTTIATCGYDAEVSRRAAKGTPVFAGTASYALAAVETLFYYDPPVVHIEGDFGTYEGSLLLAATGITNRYGGGFQIVPDARMDDGLFDVCIIRPVSSLTVLRLLVTLFWGGHVSHPAVSIHQTRGITIQAETPLRLYADGEPMSETPVTIETIKAGLVVMAP, from the coding sequence ATGAACCACTTCATCCTCATCGCAAATCCAATTTCCGGGAGAGGCAGAGCGAAAAGCACTGCTGAACAGGCACACGCCGCCCTCACTGAATCCGGGCAGCAAGGGCAATTGGTATTCACTTCAGCAGCTGGCGACGCAAAACGTTTCGCACACGAAGCCGTCACCGATGGTGTCCGATTCATAATTGCTTGCGGTGGGGATGGAACGCTGCACGAGGTAGTGAACGGCATAGCGACCATTCCAGATGTAGTTCTCGGAGTCCTGCCATGTGGACGCGGTAACGATTTCGCCGCCGCTATCGGCGTACCCTTGAAGCCGGAGGCAGCAATCCAAACCCTTTTATCCGGCACCCCTATCCACGTAGATTTAGGACGGTGCTATCATAGCGGTCAGCAGTCAGCGGTCAGCCATCAGCAAGAAGGTGGAACTTCACCGGAACTCTCTTTACTGAAGGTTCCCGAAAGCCGAAAGCCGAAAGCCAATGAACACTATTTTACCACAATCGCCACGTGCGGTTACGATGCCGAAGTCAGCCGCCGCGCTGCCAAAGGGACACCGGTATTTGCAGGCACAGCCTCCTACGCCCTCGCCGCCGTAGAGACCCTCTTTTACTACGACCCGCCTGTTGTGCATATCGAAGGCGATTTCGGGACTTACGAGGGCTCTTTGCTCCTTGCTGCGACCGGCATTACAAACCGGTACGGCGGCGGATTTCAAATTGTTCCAGACGCACGTATGGACGACGGACTTTTTGATGTCTGTATTATCCGTCCGGTCTCCTCGTTGACGGTACTTCGGCTCTTAGTGACACTCTTCTGGGGCGGACACGTTTCACATCCAGCCGTCTCCATACATCAGACCCGTGGGATAACCATTCAAGCAGAGACCCCGCTACGCCTTTACGCCGACGGCGAACCAATGTCCGAGACACCCGTAACGATTGAGACAATCAAAGCAGGACTTGTGGTGATGGCACCGTAA